Genomic segment of Methanoculleus horonobensis:
CCGGGCCGCGTCGCTCCGGCGCCTCGGCGTCATCAAGAAGAGCAAACGGCTCCTCGACCTCTTCAGCGCAAAGAAGATAGGGGTCGTCTCGAACGGGCAGCGGGTCTTCTCGGAGCGGGAGATGCGGATGCTCGGGATCTACGATCGTCTCGGCTTCGTCATCTTCTCTTCCGATCTCGGCTTCCAGAAGCCGGATACCCGGATATACGCGGCGGCGCTCGGGCGGATGCGGCTCTCCGCCCTCGAAGTCCTCTTCATCGGGGACAACCCCGAGAACGACGTCGATGCTCCCCGGAGGCTCGGGATGCAGGCGCTGCACGTCGAGGAGGCGTGGACGCGCTATGGA
This window contains:
- a CDS encoding HAD family hydrolase, which encodes MSRRDPPVAGVLFDCYGTLIDVLTDERDIETYRCLSRWLIYQGVRIAPEDLRDLYTCRVGEALEQTGEPYPEVRVEEIFAGICAEHAVWEIDAKRLGIESARAFRAASLRRLGVIKKSKRLLDLFSAKKIGVVSNGQRVFSEREMRMLGIYDRLGFVIFSSDLGFQKPDTRIYAAALGRMRLSALEVLFIGDNPENDVDAPRRLGMQALHVEEAWTRYGV